One Plasmodium relictum strain SGS1 genome assembly, chromosome: 2 genomic region harbors:
- the VPS53 gene encoding vacuolar protein sorting-associated protein 53, putative encodes MNFFESSDLKNNLFEYSKEITNEDENDEFVCDYINNNIKSIEDVDAHLEKMSNEIVELDKVINEKVEKHILRKNEYESKLNNIKEKIKLINKKMDDVDKKTEESEDILIKLCKDIKKLDIGKKNVTETIIILKRIVMVITAISNLKKKALKRNYKDCISLISVIKEMLIHISNLKTNNKLNDLYNDTNTLFNDLKNQINEDIDLIYDCDVHIEKNVIVVNELNDNKIYINLFDACNCLYYLNSSFTTNIVKKFTNFFLEKYVLIFENQANTLESIDRRIAWIKRSLNNYENTYSHIFPKNYNIPFNIVNKFCSITKKHIVKILSSSIEEINPVLLIQTVIKVIKFENFLTKNVKFYKEDNHISYDSYSSLDFPFPELIIQKDLNHSENEKISNDNIKEENINGYKNSDNKNETYSIKNVKNDIISKEDPCNKEENISDKCKEMPNNKEFNCITENVGDNKSSNNIGNNISDNNNNNNEFEENYFKEKNRNNDYINISISNKEMEHNFKGVISCVFDSYLCNWLKYEEKKILAKFESVINENEGDDSLDNLRNNEAKQPHFPNDTFDDVKNLINKNEFMLEMDFEIIEKHTVYKSAYKLFYLYKSYVNMILLFSNCQTLYDFIMFFKTLLLKYGNVLNKRIIIKIKEENKIQNFKLLSILINTSYYVEQTINEAYENIIKDIDSIFSDKISFKEEEKVFLNIKTKCIKVIITYMEEKMNTILSNNCVVNIFDINKIQERSFYISNIEAFLRNHFALFKKIFNETYLTYLLEKITTLIIQRFYQIIFSLKYMTNITAQQLLLDCYEIQKVLFQIPKILNNEKKENIYVENSIENKKGEQNKKEFSLTEEENITDVDEFIIPKTYFNYIKNQMNKIEFLIKIFLSNIYDMDSFNLLLTENNNICTMEEIEKILSLKEKKSENIGNQLNFNNNYVYDIKKKGIKAAEEVKFFFNKITST; translated from the coding sequence atgaatttttttgaaagttctgatttaaagaataatttatttgaGTATAGCAAAGAAATAACAAATGAAGATGAAAACGATGAATTTGTATGTGACTACATAaataacaatataaaaagtattgAAGATGTTGATGCCcatttagaaaaaatgagTAACGAAATAGTTGAACTGGATAAGGTTATCAACGAAAAAGTAGAGAAACacattttaagaaaaaatgaatatgaaaGTAAGCTAAATaacataaaagaaaaaataaaattaataaataaaaaaatggatGATGTAGATAAGAAAACAGAAGAAAGTGAAGATATACTGATAAAGTTAtgtaaagatataaaaaagttagatataggaaaaaaaaatgttactgaaactattataatattaaaaagaattgtAATGGTTATTACTGCTataagtaatttaaaaaaaaaagcattaaaaagaaattataaagatTGTATATCTTTAATATCTGTCATTAAAGAAATGTTAATTCACATTTCAAATTTAAAaactaataataaattaaatgatttatataATGATACAAATACCTTatttaatgatttaaaaaatcaaataaatgaAGATATTGATCTTATATATGATTGTGATGTACacatagaaaaaaatgtCATTGTtgtaaatgaattaaatgataataaaatttatattaacttATTTGATGCTTGCAATTGTTTATACTATTTAAATTCTAGTTTTACAACaaatatagtaaaaaaattcaccaatttttttttagaaaaatatgtattGATTTTTGAAAATCAAGCAAATACTTTAGAAAGCATTGATAGAAGAATAGCTTGGATAAAGCgttctttaaataattatgaaaatacaTATTCTCATATTTTtccaaaaaattataatatcccTTTTAATATTGTAAATAAATTCTGTTCAATTACAAAAAAACACATTGTTAAAATACTTTCTTCTTCTATTGAAGAAATTAATCCAGTTTTATTAATACAAACAGTtataaaagttataaaatttgagaattttttaacaaaaaatgtaaaattttataaagagGATAATCATATATCTTATGATAGCTACTCTTCTTTAGATTTTCCCTTTCCAGAATTGATAATTCAAAAAGATTTGAACCATTCGgagaatgaaaaaatttcaaatgataatataaaagaagaaaacatTAATGGTTACAAAAATtcagataataaaaatgaaacatattcaataaaaaatgtaaaaaatgatattatttCAAAGGAAGATCCATgtaataaagaagaaaacatTAGTGATAAATGTAAAGAAATGccaaataataaagaatttaATTGTATTACTGAAAATGTTGGTGATAATAAAAGTAGTAATAATATCGGAAATAATATtagtgataataataataataataatgagtttgaagaaaattatttcaaagaaaaaaataggaaTAATGATTACattaatatttctatatCAAATAAAGAAATGGAACATAATTTTAAAGGTGTTATTTCATGTGTATTTGATAGCTATTTGTGTAATTGGttaaaatatgaagaaaaaaaaattttagctAAATTTGAAAGtgtaataaatgaaaatgaagggGACGATAGTTTAGATAACTTAAGAAATAATGAAGCAAAACAACCACATTTTCCAAATGACACATTTGATGATGTaaagaatttaataaataaaaatgaatttatgCTTGAAATGGATTTCGAAATCATAGAAAAACATACGGTTTATAAATCTGCTTATAAATTattctatttatataaaagttaTGTTAACatgatattattatttagcAATTGCCAGACTTTATATgattttattatgttttttaaaacattgtTATTAAAATACGGCAATGTGTtgaataaaagaataataataaaaatcaaagaagaaaataaaattcaaaattttaaattattatctattttaattaatacaAGTTATTATGTCGAACAAACTATTAATGAGgcttatgaaaatataattaaagatattgattcaattttttctgataaaatttcttttaaagaagaagaaaaagtatttttaaatataaaaactaaatgtataaaagtaataattacatatatggaagaaaaaatgaacaCTATCCTTTCTAACAATTGTGTAGTAAACATatttgatataaataaaattcaaGAAAGATCATTTTATATATCAAATATAGAAGCTTTTCTTCGTAATCATTTTgcactttttaaaaaaatatttaacgAGACTTatttaacatatttattagaaaaaataactaCTCTCATTATTCAACGGTTTTAtcaaattatattttctcttAAATATATGACTAATATAACAGCACAACAATTGCTGTTAGACTGTTATGAAATTCAAAAAGTTTTATTTCAAATCCctaaaatattaaacaatgaaaaaaaagaaaatatctATGTGGAAAATagtatagaaaataaaaagggagaacaaaataaaaaagaattttcttTAACAGAGGAAGAAAATATAACAGATGTAGATGAGTTTATTATACCTAAAActtattttaattacattaaaaatcaaatgaataaaatagaatttttaataaaaatatttttatctaatatttatgatatggattcttttaatttattacttACAGAAAATAACAATATATGTACTATGGaggaaatagaaaaaatattatctttaaaagaaaaaaaaagtgaaaatataggaaatcaattaaattttaataataattatgtatatgatattaagaaaaaaggTATAAAAGCAGCTGAAGAagtgaaatttttttttaataaaataactagcacataa
- the NFS gene encoding cysteine desulfurase, putative produces the protein MKVLHVLKNLNIQSSSLVKICKNEKTTNFKKVLVNNWSNLKRNNEFIENVNENNLNDRNNYEELNNKNDGEDDIVNNLSDNIKRTLNKNEEFIRNNEIFDNVKENQKSKMNRFYLDSQATTMIDPRVLDKMLPYMTYIYGNAHSRNHFFGWESEKAVEDSRKNIINLINGKNNKEIIFTSGATESNNLALIGICTYYNKLNNKKNHIITSQIEHKCILQTCRYLQTKGFEVTYLKPDEKGIIKLEDIKNSIKDNTIMASFIYVNNEIGVFQDIENIGKLCKEKDILFHTDASQAVGKISVDVQKMNIDLMSISAHKMYGPKGIGALYIKRKKPNIRLNAIIHGGGQERGLRSGTLPTHLIVGFGEAANICNKEMNRDNKKMRFFFNYVKDHLSKHLDYIIFNGCQINRYFGNINISFLFVEGESLLMSLNEIALSSGSACTSSTLEPSYVLRSIGVSEDIAHTSIRIGFNRFTTFFEVEQLCINLVKAVKRLRNISPLYEMELEKKSSNQTPQFIWT, from the coding sequence ATGAAAGTTCTTCACGTTTTAAAAAATCTGAACATTCAAAGCAGTTCACTAGTTAAAATTTGTAAAAATGAGAAGACAACAAACTTCAAAAAAGTTTTAGTAAATAACTGGAGTAATTTAAAGAGgaataatgaatttattgAGAATgtgaatgaaaataatttgaatgatagaaataattatgaagagttaaataataaaaatgatggtGAAGATGATAtagtaaataatttaagcgataatataaaaagaacattaaataaaaatgaggaatttattagaaataatgaaatttttgATAATGTTAAAGAAAATCAAAAGAGTAAAATGAATAGATTTTATTTAGATAGTCAAGCAACTACAATGATTGATCCTCGAGTATTAGATAAAATGTTACCTTATAtgacatatatatatggaaaTGCACATTCAAGAAATCATTTTTTTGGTTGGGAATCAGAAAAAGCAGTAGAAGAttcaagaaaaaatattattaatttaattaatggGAAAAACAATAAGgaaattatatttacatCTGGAGCAACTGAAAGTAACAATTTAGCATTAATTGGAATATGCACTTATTATAATAAACTTAATAATAAGAAGAATCATATCATAACTTCACAAATTGAGCACAAGTGTATTTTACAAACATGTAGATATTTACAAACAAAAGGGTTTGAAGTAACTTATTTAAAACCAGATGAAAAAggtattataaaattagaggatattaaaaatagtatAAAAGATAATACTATAATGGCatcttttatttatgtaaataatgaaattggAGTATTTCAAGATATTGAAAATATTGGAAAGTTatgtaaagaaaaagatattcTATTTCATACTGATGCATCCCAAGCAGTTGGGAAAATTTCTGTTGATGttcaaaaaatgaatattgaTTTAATGTCAATATCTGCTCATAAAATGTATGGACCAAAAGGAATAGGTgcattatatattaaaagaaaaaaaccaAACATAAGATTAAATGCGATAATTCATGGAGGTGGGCAAGAAAGAGGATTAAGATCAGGAACTTTACCTACTCATCTAATTGTTGGTTTTGGGGAAGCAGcaaatatatgtaataaagAAATGAATCGtgacaataaaaaaatgcgTTTCTTTTTTAACTATGTAAAAGATCATTTATCAAAACATTTagattatattatatttaatggATGCCAAATAAATAGATATTTTggtaatattaatatttcctttttattcGTTGAAGGAGAAAGTTTATTAATGTCATTAAACGAAATAGCTTTGAGTTCAGGTTCTGCTTGTACTTCTAGCACGTTAGAACCAAGTTATGTTTTAAGATCAATAGGAGTTTCAGAAGATATTGCACATACATCAATACGAATTGGTTTTAATAGATTCACAACTTTTTTTGAAGTAGAACAATTATGTATTAATTTAGTTAAAGCAGTTAAAAGATTAAGAAATATTTCACCATTATATGAAAtggaattagaaaaaaaatcttcAAATCAAACACCCCAATTTATTTggacataa
- the DNMT gene encoding DNA (cytosine-5)-methyltransferase, putative: protein MEKIKVLELFSGIGGFHYSLLQALINYINNWGNENIKEDLKNIFHFISLDLNHIANQTYYHNFQENSIYLTNKKDINKFIKKNFKNNESYERKTDSFNSKKQRANKNNVNHINDNEFNLDKNYIIQTDINNLTVQFFDFHQFDMLLISNPCQPYTRQNINFKEINLNEIILKNNYIKSQVPKPKEESNKNINAESYNHVYNKYSKNISRCIRYNRNAEDNLNILNANKNEKNHTYCDKDMNNYNNVNNCIVANKYNNMKNCNNVNYYNSVAEIYDKFNAENLDVDGIIVSLDTEKDERTNSFIHICNLLQNTKRENLPQYIFIENVKNFEVSSSFLYFINSIKKNYNFQTYLLSPLQFGIPNERLRFYCICKRKDNLNDTKKNITYEEKKGLLYSNSLIPQRYISFRTNEILKENEKITFYTPSIITYLDSNEIFSIYNKKFKNINIFNSNLNEHGIKKSFLQKKLACCFDILDINKKGNICCYDSNEYYVEKNKYINNLINSKMKNKKNSKIIHSMCFTSNYSRYINGSGSILYFSKHNNEEKNNNNRIVEKAYKDTLCEYKCEVRNEPEKEIVSSSTSEESNDLSYDYYSSEVSNICEYENKQMRKYEDKVRYFTPTEICRLMGFKMHTEKYNLKKVTKNTYGNIYWNIDHVNHKCAYTYNTHYCDINNINTCILNLKEYESNIKDLKKEKNEKKKCFCHEFTFPNFLTNRQKYKLIGNSVNTIVISLILQNHNIFEDFNIKNILH, encoded by the coding sequence atggagaaaataaaagtattagAGCTCTTTAGTGGAATAGGAGGGTTTCATTATAGCTTATTGCAGGCTTtgattaattatattaataactggggtaatgaaaatataaaagaggatctaaagaatatatttcattttatttcattagaTCTAAATCATATAGCAAATCAAACATACTATCATAATTTTCAAGAAAATTCTATCTATTTgacaaataaaaaagacaTTAAcaagtttattaaaaaaaattttaaaaacaatGAAAGTTACGAAAGAAAAACAGATTCTTTTAATTCTAAAAAACAAAgagcaaataaaaataacgtAAATCACATTAATGATAATGAATTTAATCTagacaaaaattatattattcaaaCAGATATAAATAATCTTACTGTACAGTTTTTTGATTTTCATCAATTCGATATGTTGTTAATATCAAATCCTTGTCAACCTTATACAagacaaaatataaattttaaagaaattaatttaaacgaaataattttgaagaataattatataaaaagtcAAGTTCCTAAACCAAAGGAAGaatctaataaaaatattaatgcaGAAAGTTATAATCatgtttataataaatattcgAAAAATATCAGTAGGTGTATACGCTATAATAGAAATGCTGAGGATAAtttgaatatattaaatgccaacaaaaatgaaaaaaatcaTACATATTGTGATAAAGATATGAATAATTATAACAATGTGAATAATTGTATTGTtgcaaataaatataataatatgaagAACTGTAATAATGTAAACTATTATAATTCGGTAGCTgaaatatatgataaattCAATGCTGAAAATCTTGATGTGGATGGAATAATAGTTTCTTTAGATACTGAAAAAGATGAAAGAACTAATAGCTTTATTCATATTTGCAATTTATTACAAAATACAAAGAGAGAAAATTTACcacaatatatatttattgaaaatgttaaaaattttgaagtatcttcttcttttttatattttataaattctattaaaaaaaattataattttcagaCTTATCTTTTGTCACCTTTGCAATTTGGCATTCCCAACGAGAGACTTCGTTTTTACTGCATTTGTAAAAGAAaggataatttaaatgacacgaaaaaaaatataacttatgaagaaaaaaaaggattatTATATAGTAATTCTTTAATCCCTCAAAGGTATATTTCATTTAGAACTAATGAAAtcttaaaagaaaatgaaaaaattactttttatacACCAAGTATAATAACATATCTTGATagtaatgaaatattttctatatataataaaaaatttaaaaatataaatatatttaacagTAATTTAAACGAACATGGAATAAAGAAAAGTTTTCTTCAAAAGAAATTAGCATGTTGTTTTGATATTTTAGATATCAATAAAAAAGGGAATATATGTTGCTATGATTCCAATGAGTACTatgttgaaaaaaataaatatataaataatctCATTAACagcaaaatgaaaaataaaaaaaattcaaaaataattcataGCATGTGTTTTACATCTAATTATAGTCGTTATATTAATGGATCAGGTtcaattctttatttttctaaacacaataatgaagaaaaaaataataataatagaataGTAGAAAAAGCATATAAAGATACATTATGTGAATATAAATGTGAAGTACGAAATGAACCTGAGAAAGAAATAGTAAGTTCGTCTACAAGTGAAGAATCGAATGATTTATCATATGATTATTATTCCAGTGAAGTATCCAATATATgtgaatatgaaaataagCAAATGAGAAAATATGAAGATAAAGTCCGATATTTTACACCAACTGAAATATGTAGATTAATGGGATTTAAGATGCAtacagaaaaatataatttaaaaaaagttacaAAAAATACTTATGGAAATATCTATTGGAACATTGATCATGTTAATCATAAATGTGCGTACACTTACAATACTCATTATtgtgatataaataatattaatacatgtatattaaatttaaaagaatatgaaaGTAATATAAAGGATttgaaaaaagagaaaaatgaaaaaaaaaaatgcttcTGCCACGAATTTACATTTCctaattttttaacaaatagacaaaaatataaattaattggGAATTCTGTTAATACTATTGTTATATCGTTAATTTTACAAAATCATAATATATTTGaagattttaatattaagaaTATACTGCattaa
- a CDS encoding proteasome subunit alpha type-5, putative, whose amino-acid sequence MFSTRSEYDRGVNTFSPEGRLFQVEYALGAIKLGSTAVGISVNDGVILASERRISSALIEKDSVEKLLAIDDHIGCAMSGLMADARTLIDYARVECNHYKFIYNENIKVKSCVELISELALDFSNLSDNKRKKIMSRPFGVALLIGGVDKDGPCLWYTEPSGTNTRFLAASIGSAQEGAELLLQENYNKNMSFQEAEILALTVLRQVMEDKLSSSNVEIAAIKKSDKTFYKYNSEDISRIIDALPSPTYPTIDMTT is encoded by the exons ATGTTTTCAACAAG gAGTGAATATGATAGAGGAGTTAACACATTTTCTCCAGAAGGAAGACTTTTTCAAGTAGAATATGCCTTGGGAGCTATAAAG TTGGGAAGTACAGCTGTAGGTATAAGTGTAAATGACGGAGTAATATTAGCTTCTGAAAGAAGAATTTCTTCAGCATTGATTGAAAAAGATTCTGTTGAAAAACTATTAGCAATAGATGATCATATTGGATGTGCAATGAGTGGACTTATGGCAGATGCAAGAACTTTAATTGATTACGCAAGAGTAGAATGTAATCATTAtaagtttatatataatgaaaatataaaagttaaaTCATGCGTAGAATTAATATCAGAGTTAGCATTAGATTTTTCCAATCTATCTGataacaaaagaaaaaaaattatgagtAGGCCATTTGGTGTTGCATTATTAATAGGAGGAGTTGATAAAGATGGACCTTGTCTCTGGTATACTGAACCATCAGGAACTAACACTAGATTCTTAGCTGCATCTATTGGATCAGCACAAGAAGGAGCagaattattattacaagaaaattataataaaaatatgagtTTTCAGGAAGCAGAAATTTTAGCTTTAACAGTTTTAAGACAAGTGATGGAAGATAAGTTATCATCTTCTAATGTTGAAATTGCTGCTATTAAGAAATCAGataaaactttttataaatacaaCTCAGAAGATATTTCTAGAATTATTGATGCATTACCATCACCTACTTACCCTACAATTGACATGacaacataa